Proteins from one Deinococcus sp. AB2017081 genomic window:
- the trpB gene encoding tryptophan synthase subunit beta, whose product MTLHLPDYPMPDERGRFGRFGGRYVPETLIPALDELETAYRTAKTDPAFLTELDRLLREFVNRPSPLYLAQRLTAHAGGAKIYLKREDFNYTGAHKINNCLAQALLAVRMGKKRVIAETGAGQHGVASATAAALLGLDCVVYMGAEDIRRQALNVFRMRLLGAEVREVTSGTSTLKDATNEAIRDWVTNVRDTFYILGSVVGPHPYPAMVRDFQSVIGEETKVQLRAAEGREAPDAIVACVGGGSNAIGIFAPYAYLPDDQRPRLIGTEAAGEGVESGRHAASVAGGRVGVLHGSMMYLLNDDEGQIVPPHSISAGLDYPGIGPEHCLYSTTGVAEYVPVTDAQALEALQLCTRLEGIIPALESAHAIYHAVELAATMRPDQVIVVNLSGRGDKDVAEVARLLDRAVPEVRA is encoded by the coding sequence ATGACCCTTCATCTGCCTGACTATCCGATGCCGGATGAGCGTGGACGCTTCGGCCGTTTCGGCGGTCGATACGTTCCCGAGACCCTCATCCCGGCCCTTGACGAACTCGAGACCGCGTACCGCACCGCCAAGACCGACCCGGCGTTCCTGACCGAACTCGACCGGCTGCTGCGGGAGTTCGTGAACCGGCCCAGTCCGCTGTACCTCGCCCAGCGGCTCACCGCCCACGCGGGCGGCGCCAAGATTTACCTCAAGCGCGAAGACTTCAACTACACCGGTGCCCACAAGATCAACAACTGTCTGGCGCAGGCGCTGCTGGCGGTGCGCATGGGCAAGAAGCGCGTGATCGCCGAGACCGGGGCGGGGCAGCACGGCGTGGCGAGTGCCACCGCCGCCGCCCTGCTGGGCCTGGACTGCGTGGTCTACATGGGAGCCGAGGACATCCGCCGCCAGGCCCTGAACGTCTTCCGCATGCGGCTGCTCGGGGCCGAGGTGCGCGAGGTCACGTCCGGCACCAGCACCCTGAAAGACGCCACCAACGAGGCCATCCGCGACTGGGTCACCAACGTGCGCGATACCTTCTACATCCTGGGCAGTGTCGTCGGGCCTCACCCGTATCCGGCCATGGTGCGCGACTTCCAGTCCGTGATCGGAGAGGAGACCAAGGTGCAGCTCCGCGCCGCCGAGGGCCGCGAGGCACCGGACGCCATCGTCGCGTGCGTGGGCGGTGGCAGCAACGCCATCGGCATCTTCGCGCCCTACGCCTACCTGCCCGATGACCAGCGCCCCCGGCTGATCGGCACCGAGGCCGCCGGCGAGGGGGTCGAGTCCGGCCGGCACGCCGCCAGTGTCGCCGGAGGGCGCGTCGGCGTGCTGCACGGCTCGATGATGTACCTGCTCAATGACGACGAGGGCCAGATCGTGCCGCCCCACTCGATCAGCGCAGGGCTGGACTACCCCGGCATCGGCCCCGAACACTGCCTGTACTCGACGACCGGCGTGGCCGAGTACGTGCCCGTCACCGACGCCCAGGCGCTGGAGGCCCTGCAGCTGTGTACCCGCCTGGAGGGCATCATTCCGGCCCTGGAGAGCGCCCACGCGATCTACCACGCGGTCGAGCTGGCCGCGACCATGCGCCCGGATCAGGTCATCGTGGTGAACCTGTCGGGGCGCGGCGACAAGGACGTGGCCGAGGTCGCCCGGCTGC
- the gluQRS gene encoding tRNA glutamyl-Q(34) synthetase GluQRS, whose product MAPAPSAVTGRFAPSPTGAMHLGNARTALLAWLHSRAAGGRHLLRFEDLDTGRVRAWAYDVTRRDLEWLGLDWDREYRQSERLDRYAAALETLDTYPCTCTRREVLAAVEASAGAPHGDEPVYPGTCRTATAHPDRPAAWRWRVPDQTVCAHDDLRGWTLCQHLPSQVGDMVLRRNDGVYAYHLAVVVDDAQMGVTDVVRGEDLWTATPRQAALQTALGVPPVRYHHVPLMKDFQGERLAKRGGAPGVRELRESGAPAGAVVAALARSLGWDVPDEVTPADLLPLWRTWRP is encoded by the coding sequence ATGGCTCCTGCTCCCTCCGCCGTGACCGGCCGCTTCGCGCCGAGTCCCACCGGGGCGATGCACCTGGGCAATGCGCGGACGGCGCTGCTGGCGTGGCTGCACTCGCGCGCGGCGGGCGGGCGACACCTGCTGCGCTTCGAGGATCTGGACACCGGGCGTGTACGCGCCTGGGCCTACGACGTCACCCGGCGCGATCTGGAGTGGCTGGGCCTGGACTGGGACAGGGAATACCGTCAGTCGGAGCGGCTGGATCGGTACGCCGCTGCGCTGGAGACGCTGGACACCTACCCGTGCACGTGTACCCGCAGAGAGGTGCTCGCCGCCGTCGAGGCCAGTGCCGGCGCCCCGCACGGCGACGAGCCGGTGTACCCCGGCACCTGCCGCACGGCGACGGCCCACCCGGATCGCCCGGCGGCGTGGCGCTGGCGGGTGCCGGATCAGACGGTGTGCGCCCACGACGATCTACGCGGGTGGACGCTGTGCCAGCACCTGCCCTCGCAGGTCGGGGACATGGTGCTGCGCCGCAACGACGGCGTGTACGCGTACCACCTCGCGGTGGTGGTGGATGACGCGCAGATGGGCGTGACCGACGTGGTGCGCGGCGAGGATCTGTGGACGGCCACGCCCCGGCAGGCGGCGCTCCAGACCGCGCTCGGCGTGCCGCCTGTCCGCTACCACCATGTGCCTCTCATGAAGGATTTCCAAGGAGAGCGTCTAGCCAAGCGCGGCGGCGCCCCCGGCGTCCGGGAACTGCGTGAATCGGGTGCTCCGGCAGGCGCGGTCGTCGCGGCCCTGGCGCGCAGTCTCGGCTGGGACGTGCCCGATGAAGTCACGCCGGCTGACCTTCTCCCTCTGTGGCGGACGTGGCGTCCCTGA
- a CDS encoding ParA family protein — MAAGPRILAITSEKGGVGKSTLAVNLAGALAAGGRRVVLIDEDGRVGSALRWAARRPEGLGFPVVTPEAAKPKVLNAADMVIIDTEGRPKRRDLRTLAERADTILIPSGLSALEQDATRDLADYLGEHGAARKVQVVLCRVPPVGNSADDIREDLRDTGLHVCNAMIRHYAAFQKAADLGVLVRDVRDPRAASAWADVVALASEVG, encoded by the coding sequence ATGGCAGCAGGGCCGCGCATCCTGGCGATCACGTCCGAGAAGGGCGGGGTGGGGAAGAGCACGCTGGCCGTGAATCTGGCGGGGGCGCTGGCCGCCGGGGGCAGGCGCGTGGTGCTGATCGACGAGGACGGCCGGGTGGGCAGTGCCCTGCGCTGGGCGGCCCGCCGGCCGGAGGGCCTGGGCTTTCCGGTCGTCACTCCGGAGGCCGCGAAGCCGAAAGTGCTGAACGCCGCCGACATGGTCATCATCGACACCGAGGGCCGTCCGAAGCGCCGTGACCTGCGGACGCTCGCCGAACGGGCGGACACCATCCTGATTCCCAGTGGCCTGAGCGCCCTGGAACAGGACGCGACCCGTGACCTCGCGGATTACCTGGGCGAGCATGGCGCGGCCCGGAAGGTGCAGGTCGTGCTGTGCCGCGTGCCCCCGGTGGGCAACTCTGCCGACGACATCCGCGAGGACCTGCGCGACACCGGCCTGCACGTGTGTAACGCCATGATCCGCCACTACGCGGCATTCCAGAAGGCCGCCGACCTGGGCGTGCTGGTGCGCGATGTCCGCGATCCCCGCGCCGCCAGCGCGTGGGCCGATGTCGTGGCCCTCGCGAGTGAAGTGGGCTGA
- a CDS encoding PIG-L deacetylase family protein translates to MTARPTPTLLAVLAHPDDEAFSIGGTLTHYARRGVRVVLACATRGEAGKITVPGMTVDDLGAQREQELREACRALEIPEPVFLDFHDSGRYERTRHDDPLALMNLDPLAIETRVKAVMDDVQPDVVITFDPHGGYGHIDHLKVHRATVAAFFSSGHLPDGGPQRLYYTAMTTEAAQGLSRMGQDLDPMLYGVSEGTIAVRMAVGAYAANKTAALAAHGTQMGETSILGRMTAEERAQLEERMLGWESFSLGGTRVPVPHLPLRGLFDGVRGGEGLDD, encoded by the coding sequence ATGACTGCCCGACCCACCCCCACCCTGCTTGCCGTGCTCGCCCACCCCGACGACGAGGCCTTCAGCATCGGCGGCACGCTGACGCACTATGCCCGCCGGGGCGTGCGGGTCGTCCTGGCGTGCGCCACCCGCGGCGAGGCCGGCAAGATCACGGTGCCCGGCATGACCGTGGACGACCTGGGTGCCCAGCGCGAACAGGAACTCCGCGAGGCGTGCCGCGCCCTGGAGATCCCGGAACCGGTCTTTCTGGACTTCCATGACTCGGGCCGCTACGAACGCACCCGGCACGACGATCCCCTGGCGCTGATGAACCTCGACCCCCTGGCGATCGAGACCCGGGTGAAGGCTGTCATGGATGACGTGCAGCCCGATGTGGTCATCACCTTCGACCCGCACGGGGGCTACGGGCACATCGACCACCTGAAGGTTCACCGCGCCACCGTGGCGGCGTTCTTCAGCTCCGGCCACCTGCCGGACGGTGGCCCCCAGCGGCTGTACTACACCGCCATGACCACCGAGGCCGCGCAGGGGCTGTCGCGCATGGGACAGGATCTCGATCCCATGCTCTACGGCGTGTCCGAGGGCACCATCGCCGTGCGCATGGCCGTCGGGGCCTACGCCGCGAACAAGACGGCCGCCCTGGCCGCCCACGGCACCCAGATGGGCGAGACGAGCATCCTGGGCCGCATGACCGCCGAGGAGCGGGCACAGCTGGAGGAGCGGATGCTGGGTTGGGAGAGCTTCAGCCTCGGCGGGACGCGGGTGCCAGTACCGCACCTGCCGCTGCGCGGCCTGTTCGACGGTGTGCGCGGGGGCGAGGGGCTGGACGACTGA
- a CDS encoding transcriptional regulator encodes MTADTERPGNGSAGHVVAVPIYAGVSELELGIMVAVCRLCGGEGATRTVNRSRASILTAGGLVSTPHVLYAALPRPAGLLIPGGPGAARAARDPLLRAFLASHAALPVGASGSGVLLCAEADTLTGKVVGGPAELVDTLWGHGVSDVRPDQSVTDGTLCTTPAGFAALHAAVHVAGLVWGAEAAQDAARRLNPFS; translated from the coding sequence ATGACCGCCGACACCGAGCGGCCGGGCAACGGGTCGGCAGGGCACGTCGTGGCGGTGCCGATCTACGCCGGCGTGAGCGAGCTGGAACTGGGCATCATGGTGGCCGTGTGCCGGCTGTGCGGAGGCGAGGGCGCCACCCGCACCGTCAACCGCTCACGGGCCAGCATCCTCACGGCGGGCGGCCTGGTGAGCACTCCACACGTGCTGTACGCGGCGCTGCCCCGGCCAGCGGGACTCCTGATCCCCGGTGGCCCCGGCGCGGCCCGCGCGGCCCGCGATCCCCTGCTCCGCGCCTTCCTGGCCTCGCACGCGGCCCTGCCGGTCGGGGCCAGCGGCAGCGGCGTCCTGCTGTGCGCCGAGGCCGACACCCTGACGGGGAAGGTCGTGGGCGGCCCGGCCGAACTGGTCGATACCCTGTGGGGCCACGGCGTCTCCGATGTCCGCCCGGATCAGAGCGTGACCGACGGGACGCTGTGCACCACGCCTGCCGGATTCGCCGCCCTGCACGCGGCCGTGCATGTCGCCGGGCTGGTGTGGGGGGCCGAAGCGGCCCAGGACGCGGCCCGCCGCCTGAATCCTTTCTCCTGA
- a CDS encoding DUF3208 domain-containing protein, translating into MLGSVSSTDPHPRGRAAVRLLQGYVWHPEAADVDLEHFLPRELDLPPPTSDEQEGAHVLWDQVQPPFAFFENGEPTASQTFYQFTVLRVYDERPSNDTLHGDATAASEALNPLLDGTPDGVGWQLWEDLREL; encoded by the coding sequence ATGCTGGGCAGCGTGAGTTCCACCGATCCACACCCGCGTGGCCGCGCTGCCGTCCGGCTCCTTCAGGGATACGTCTGGCATCCCGAGGCGGCCGACGTCGATCTGGAGCACTTCCTGCCCCGCGAGCTCGATCTGCCGCCCCCGACCAGCGACGAGCAGGAGGGCGCCCACGTGCTGTGGGATCAGGTGCAGCCGCCCTTCGCCTTCTTCGAGAACGGCGAGCCGACGGCCAGTCAGACCTTCTACCAGTTCACGGTGCTGCGTGTGTACGACGAGCGGCCCAGCAATGACACCCTGCACGGCGACGCCACCGCCGCCAGCGAGGCCCTGAATCCCCTGCTCGACGGCACGCCCGATGGCGTGGGCTGGCAGCTGTGGGAGGATCTGAGAGAGCTGTGA